In Anopheles arabiensis isolate DONGOLA chromosome 2, AaraD3, whole genome shotgun sequence, the genomic window CATTTACGAGCTATGAGCGATTGGTAGGTAAATGAGCGGTGAGGCTAGTGGAAAAATATGATGATTGTCTTACTTAACGACCTTTTGCAACAGGACCAAGAAACTGGCAATGCCTTGGATTCCGCGACCGGCAAGCGATCGATATGGTTGGATGGCACAGAACTACAGCTCCTAGTTTCGTACTGTGAGCGTCGTAATTGTAACATTATGGTGTTCCCAGGTACCTACTCAACCTCTCCGTCGACCACGTGTATGGTCCAATGCTTCAGCGCTGATCAATTGTTACTCTCTTTCGCCCAACCGCCACAGAGGATGAAGACGAGTGGGGCGATCTGTACCCGAACGGTACCGGAATTGGGCTGATGGGCAGTGTGGCCGAACGACGCACAGACATTGCCTTTGCAGGATTCTACCTTTGGTTCAAGCCGTACAACTTCTCCTCCTATACCGCCACCATCAGCCGATCTGGAGTGACCTTGCTCGTGCCGAAACCGAAGCTGCTACCGCACTGGCGTACCccgtttctttccttctcatGGCCACTATGGATTGCCGTGATGGTCACATTTCTTGTCGGGTTTATAGCTACTTGGTTGGCGGGTACGGTGCGTCTTCGATTGTTGCTACTGTCCGCTCCAACCGATCAGCCGTGGACTGGTCGATCAGATCTGATTTCTGAGCAGCATACGCTGAGCGATGCCGTGCTTATGATGGTTGGCTTCTTCGTAGCACAATCATCGCCCATTCGAACTGACCTATGGTCGTGCGTGTGCCTGTTTGCCTCGTTGCTGCTGGCCGGATTTATGGTAAGCAATTTGTACAGTGGCGGACTTGCCAGCGTCATGACGGTTCCGAAGTACGAAAAATCGATCGATACTGTCGTTGACTTTGCGGCGACTGGCATGAAATGGTTCGGTCCCTCACCGTACTGTTTGGAGGAGATTAGGAACGCCTCTGAGGTAAGATCAAATCTCGTGCTGAAGTTGTTAGAATAGTTTCCTTGCTGTACAGTTTCTATTTAATGACAGATCGATCATCCAAACAGCCTCATTTACAGGAAATTCAAAAGACCTTCATATCAGTCAGGTTGGAAGAGATGAATCAATATGCGCACATGGGTGGCAGCGGGTTTTTTGTCGAGCAAGCGCAGCACGGTAATTTTGCACCGAGTAACTTTCTTGATCGGCAAGTTTCGACAACCTTGCAGCCGCTGAAGGACTACGTCTACACGCAGAACTGTGCGGCACTGATAACCAACACTAATCCGTTGCGGTCCAATCTGAACGAGTACATCCTGCGGGTTCAGCAGTCGGGTCTGCTATACCATCTCGGTATCCGGACCGCCATTCGATACCTGCCAACGGACGTGATGCGAAACATCGAGCGTTCGCGAATGCATCAGCACGACGACGGTGTGGTAAGATTGGAATTGGGGCACTTTTTGGGTGCATTTTTCATACTGGGCTATGGGTTGTTGTGCGCTAGTCTCGTGTTTGTGGGAGAACTCTGGGGCACAGTGATGATGCGACGATGGAATGACACGTTTGTAAGCACGGCGACCGTCGTTACTGCCTACTGAACCCTCGCAGAGCATCTTTTCGGTTGAGCGTAGCTCTTGGTACACCAGGATTTGTTATATTAGGTGGTGAAGTATCGAAATAAAGCGTAAAAACACATTTGCGAATACTCACGTAATAATGAAAGGCAGATAACGCTGCAACACACTACAGATGCCAGTGTGGTATATTGCTGAACTGCAATAATTATGTTTCGATCGTGGTTCGACGATGCAACTCACTCCATTGCTAGGTTGCATTTTCAGAGCCCTTCCCTTCTCTATCCTCTTCATCATAAACTGATGGGTAAAAACCCAATTCCGCGCTGGCACCCAAATAAACCAGTGACAGTTCGAACATGCGACCTGGCCACTGTGGGCCGCTCCACACTCTTTTTGTCAGTTTAACttggtgttgttttcatttatggcggtttgtttacatttcgttGCGGTTATCATCAGGTTCCCGTGGTTCGATATTCGGTCgagttttcttttcgtcaACCTTATCGTGACGATCGTGGTGCTCGGTGGACTGTTGGCAACGATCGAAAAGCATCTGCCCACTGCCATCCGGCAGACGTTCCGGTATGACAAGCATGCACTGAAGGGATCATCGGACCGATTGGTGTCCCTGCTGGAGATCCTGAAGGCGTGGTTCATACATTTCTACGTCTTTGCTGCCCTCTTGTCGGTGGCCGGATTTGCCGTTATGATGTAGCCAGCGCGGGACTACGTAATCGCCTTCCTCGATACGTTGGCAACCAACAAGCGTATGGTGCGCACCACGCCTACCGAGACGATGATGGCCATGACGCTGATCACGCTGCAGTGTTTTCGCCGGTTCTACGAGACCTGGTTCATGCAGGTGTTCTCGAGCAAGCTGAAAATCACCCACCAGTGCACATTGGGCACACGCCTgtataaaaatcgaaaaaccaACTTCATCGCAGTTTAACACCATAATCATTTTCTTAAAATagatacaggcggtccccgagatacacggtacctcttatacgtggattcggagatacgcggttttccaaatttgacagttctttgagcaaattgtactgatttgacacagctattgtgaaataccaaataatttctgtattgatcgaatgtgaaataccatttcaaaaggttttaaCCTGTTCAATTCAGTAGAAATATATCAAATAATGAATTTGGTGGTTAAAATCATCctctacttgcaaaattgcacgaaaattagtgttACGAAAAGAACTTAGGCGAGCCCTGCAATTATCTACCAAACCGGGCGAAATTTGCAGCGAGTTAGAAATGATCGGGTGAACCCGATCGTGGCCGGAGCGCGATGAACAccacacgtgtgtgtgagtgagtgctCGAGAGGCCGAAAAGGAAGAGGTTCGGGTTCGGGATATCGCAGGGCATTCGGCAAGCGTACGAGCAGGGAACGGGTTGGCAGAGAGCGATAGGCGAatcttttttgtagttttaattttttattttttttcttgcctgACTGGATAGATTTGCTTAAGTACATACAGTTCAACTTTAGTTAATCTTTGGGTGAAAATAAAGACATTATTGTAGAGCTAACTCACAAACGCCTACTACGCGCCTCCTTGTGCTTACAATTAGAAATATTtcggctggaaatcacgagattcgacttacgcggaaattcgagacacgcggtattttgcggccgttttcggtccccattaaccgtgtatgtcggggaccgcctgtacttAAACTTAGTTGAAACCAAaatatttcacgtttttaTCTTAAACTTACTGAGATATAGGCCATTAAAGTGTAaactttatgtttttttgtcccAAATTGGAGTTATTTTTCGACCGAACATAATGTTGGACACAGGACCACCCTGTGTGCAACGCAGGACAGTTAGCTGTCATACCTTGTGGTAGTCAATAATAACACGTGTGGTTTGCTCGGTTGATAACTATCAAGTGATCTCTTTATTATCTGTTCGTACGCTCCGGGATGCTGTATGAGTTTTGATGGCACGACACCACTACTGATATCTAACGATCGCTGTCGTTAGTATCACACTACCACATCTCCCTTTGTCTTTGATATCGAAGTATCATAGCGTATAAAAGTTCATTTCTCTACATGTGGaattcattatttcaattacTCCCAAATATCTGCTTGCACGTTTATACTCCCGCTGCTATCTGATCTTCAGACTATCCCAATTGCTATTCCCTGGCTAAATATTTTCTTGTGGTTCTTCCTCATTTGTAAGATTATGccatttaatatattttacaaAGTCTTGAATTCCTAATGACCACCAGTTTTCAGTGTTTGCTACAGTAACCATTGAGCTGTTCTCATTCAGCAACAACCATTGTCGGGAAAGGCCTGCCCCCATCCCTCAAATGAGCTTGACCTTTGGTAACCTATAAACCCACAGCGGGAAAGCCCATCCCACTATGGACAGAGTCCACTcaggattgaacccatgacggacacgTTGCGAAGTCGTGCGAGTGAACTACTGTATCACAAGACCAGTCCCCGTTATCCTTTCCATTTCCTATTTCCCTTCATCCTTaactctccctctccctctccctttcctttcccttttttttgtccttaTCATCTCAGCCTCTTTTCCTGGCTGTCACTCTGCCGGCTATTTTCTATCTTTCGCCTCTCTATGATTGATTTACTAACGGATATCCTTACGGCTGTCGACCATACGGATAAATCCATCGACTTATGTTAGTAActcatctgttttttttctgatacCTACAGCTGTCGGAGGCGGGGCGCGTACCGTGGAATGGGCGCGCGCGCCGCCTACAAACCTATCTTTTTATAACTGGCCCAGTATTAAAAGAATCGACGTTGCCCTGCGGCCTTTTAAATGCATTCCGATTAACAGAATGTCTTTTATTAAGATTCTCACTTGTCGATGCAATTGAAGTAGAGCGGCACACCACCGCAAAATGTCCACGTTTTCCACACTTCGCGCATGCCTTATCTTGAGCTGGGCA contains:
- the LOC120908443 gene encoding ionotropic receptor 21a-like — its product is MALMRRTPPVCSTDWFSVDSQHSMEATVAQLGLNSGAIPTMSVLMRFLILKYYSQYYSFCTVGNDFLQDVPLSRIVLSLYDQLNTSMLHAIDNGCQAFVVDEQGAEHFLDLYMPVHDLARQRSLDKSLILLIAKRNQTHLFDRMRVHEAFRELANVLIVVYDEQERLTDLYNTVVDMSDVLERSVNVAMELVAVKWTSWKNHSFFPDKARDLNGYVLRTSMCNYLPFTSYERLDQETGNALDSATGKRSIWLDGTELQLLVSYCERRNCNIMVFPEDEDEWGDLYPNGTGIGLMGSVAERRTDIAFAGFYLWFKPYNFSSYTATISRSGVTLLVPKPKLLPHWRTPFLSFSWPLWIAVMVTFLVGFIATWLAGTVRLRLLLLSAPTDQPWTGRSDLISEQHTLSDAVLMMVGFFVAQSSPIRTDLWSCVCLFASLLLAGFMVSNLYSGGLASVMTVPKYEKSIDTVVDFAATGMKWFGPSPYCLEEIRNASEPHLQEIQKTFISVRLEEMNQYAHMGGSGFFVEQAQHGNFAPSNFLDRQVSTTLQPLKDYVYTQNCAALITNTNPLRSNLNEYILRVQQSGLLYHLGIRTAIRYLPTDVMRNIERSRMHQHDDGVVRLELGHFLGAFFILGYGLLCASLVFVGELWGTVMMRRWNDTFVSTATVVTAY
- the LOC120897641 gene encoding uncharacterized protein LOC120897641 isoform X2, yielding MAYISACAQCALVGDFQLAREHLHEPGLVEPAKTLQRDQRHGHHRLGRRGAHHTLVGCQRIEEGDYVVPRWLHHNGKSGHRQEGSKDVEMYEPRLQDLQQGHQSVR
- the LOC120897641 gene encoding uncharacterized protein LOC120897641 isoform X1, producing MVGVHTAEACAQCALVGDFQLAREHLHEPGLVEPAKTLQRDQRHGHHRLGRRGAHHTLVGCQRIEEGDYVVPRWLHHNGKSGHRQEGSKDVEMYEPRLQDLQQGHQSVR